The DNA segment CCGAATGGATAGTAAATGTTTTTGGGGCTGCAAAATTTAGCGCGTCTAGTGTCAAATTTGCTGTAACATCTCCTGTCAAAGAAAAACTACCTACTAAAGAAGCAGCTTGAGCAGAACCAGCAGGGGTAAAAGTTGCAGCAGCAGCTAAGGGTAAAGCAGCTAATGTAGCAACAGCGCCTTTAAAGAAATTGGATTTAGATGTAATCATTATCAGACTCCTATAGTAACAGTAAAAAACTGTATATTTTTTGATTTTGTTATGCACTGACATATATTGACTGCCACTACTGAGTTTATATACGTAATATATGTTAGTGGTTTAGTCCAATATGTCTTTGTCTCTTTTAGTAGATTTACATAAATCTAGAAAGCTGGCAATACTTACGTGTCTAACTTTACATATTCTTCATTATATTGGTGTATAAATGAAGATATTTACTCGTCTTCAATACATTTAGCTCATTAAAATCCGAAGAACATCTTGGTAAGTACGTGGACACAAATAAACTTAACTATATAAGAAAAAGTAAAAACGCTGAAAACCTTGTAGTTGCTTGATCCCACATCATTAAGTTCGCAATGAAATATTTGTAAATTTTCTCAGGAACCTATTTGGTAAAAAAGCTTTAGCATATGTTTACACCTAACTATTTAGAGTTAACACTTAAGAACACGTATAGACTAATTTATCTTCTATCTGCGGATATAGATAATTTGGAGACATTTCTAAGTGTATATATCAAAACTAACAAACTTGAACTATCTTGTATTTAGCTACAGAGATTTACATTCCAAAGAAGATGCGAAGAAAACTCACGGTGTTCTTGGCAAAACTGAGATTACATATATATACGTAGTGAGAATATCTAGCTCTTTATTTTTGCTTAAAGTTCAGGCTTTGCAGAAGAGCTTCACCCGGACAAACTATGTCAAACCCACTATCCCCAAGCAGATGCGTTGCGTATAGCCCCAGGGGTATGTCTTGAGCCTTCAGCATAGCCAGACATACCCCCAAGCTACTAAAAAACGTAGCAATGCTACGTCTCTAGAAGGAATTGGGTAGAACGTAACTAATTATTAAGCACCATAAACTTGAGGCCAAGTTGTGATTATAAAAACTACAACTGCGGCGATCGCCAACACGCCTTGAATCAAATTTCCAATCAGCGAACCGACTATAATACCTATACCAGCCTTGACGGCTAACCATAATTGACGACGGTAAATAAATTCACCAATAATGGCTCCCAGCAGTGGCCCTAATAATATTCCTAACAACGGTCCACCAAAGGGTAGAGTTGGTAGTAAACCCAAAAAGCCGACTATTAACCCCACAATTGCGCCAATTTGTCCCCACTGACTAGCACCTGCTTTTTTTGCACCTAAGTAGCTAGCTAAGAAATCAACACCGATGCTGAGGACTAAAACTAAAACTGTCACAATTAGTGGAGTTTTAATGGCTGCAAAGGAACCGCCCAAAATACCCCAAATAATAATAGAGGTTAAAATTAAGCCGCTACCAGGAAGTCCGGGAACCACAGCACCGATGATTCCCACAATCATGACGAGAATGAGTAGCCAATAAATAACTTGCATAATTTGTAATTCTTAATTATCTCTTCTGTTCCCTGATTCCTGTATGGGTTGAGCATCGTGCTTTACCCCTACTGACTCTTACCCATAACCAAAAAATTTCTATGGCTTACGCGACGCTACGTTATCAGCAAATCCTATAATATTCTTATCTTCAGCAATGCTCAACAGCCATGATCCAAACCTTATCTAAAATTATTACCTTCGAGGAATTTGTCGATTGGCTACCTGAAAATTCCGGGGTGCGTTATGAATTGCATAATGGAAATATTATTGAAATGGCGCAACCTGTAGGAGAACACGAAGAAGTTAAAAGTTTTCTAGGTGTAGAAATTCCCTTTGAAATCAAACGCCTTGGATTACCTTATGGTATCCCTAATCAAGTTATAGTGAGACCTGATGGCAAAGATTCTGGTTATTTTCCAGATTTGTTGGTTCTAAACCGTGCAAATTTGGCTAACGAAGAATTATGGAAAAAAGAATCTATCCTCAGTCATGGTGAATCCATACCTTTGGTGATTGAAATTGTCTCAACTAATTGGCGTGACGATTACCATCTAAAATATGCTGACTATGAGGAAATGGGGATTCCTGAATATTGGATTATAGATTATGCAGCTTTGGGTGGACGTAATTTTATCGGTAATCCCAAACAACAGACAATCTCTGTTTGTAACTTGGTTGACGGAGAATATCAAATCAGCAAGTTCCGAGATTCTGATAGAGTTATCTCTCAAACTTTTCCTGAACTCAATCTCACCGCCAGTCAGATTTTTCAAGCTGGTGTGGTGTAGTTTTCAACTCCAGCAGAAGCAAGAATATGTCGGTTACTGCGAGTGAACCGTTTTCCCACAGCCATAAAACCCCACCCCTAGCCCCTCCGGTGCAAGCGAGGAGGGAAACTGGATTTACCAATTACCGAGGAGCGTTACAGCTATTTTATCAGCGATCGCTCTAATCCAGTTTTCGTCTTGTTTGGTATAACTGCGAGGAGCATTGGCTCCTAAAATTAAAACACCTTCTTTACCTATAGGTTGACAAATTACACCTTGTGTGTTTTCTGGTAAATAATCAAATTCTATTCTGCCTGGATACACATACAAAGCAACTAGATAAATTGGCTTTTGTGTTTCCAAGACTCGTTTTAAGATTGGCCCTGGTACTACTTCGGCTTGAGCAGCCAAAATACCGCGACGTAATAAGACTTTGCCTTGATAGTAAACTATGAGCGATCGCGTCACCGTATTAGTCAATAATAAATGGGATGCCCAAGCTAATTCTGTTTTTACCACTTCTGGTAAATCTGCCGCAAGTACAAAACCTTCTTCCCCAATTAGTTCCACAGTATCAGGCGATCGCGGCTGTACTTGCTGCCAAATTAAACCCGTTAAAATCAACACAGCGCTCAAAATTACACCCACTACATCCCCACGCGCTTGTGACTCCGTTAATTCTGGAGTCAGCAAACGGTTAATCAATAAAAGTACAGCGCCTAACCCACCCACAACTAAGGGTAAACGCCGTAAAATTCGATTGGGATCTGGTTTAGTCATTAGTCATTGGAAGTTACAATTTCCCCCCTGCTCCCTGCTCCCTGCTCCCCTGCCTCTTCCCCCCTACTCCCTACTCCCTACTCCCTACTCCTCCCCAGGTTCAATTATTCGCTGAAACAAATAACCAGTACCTCTCGCTGTGAGGATTAATTCTGGGTTACTAGGATCATCTTCTAACTTCGCCCGCAAACGGGAAATATGCACATCTACTACACGAGTATCCACATGGCGTTCTGGTGTATAACCCCATACTTCCTGCAAAATTTCTGAACGAGAAAAAGCTTCTCCAGAACGGCTGACTAGCAACTCTAGAAGGCTAAATTCCATTCCTGTTAAGCGAATTCGCTCATCGCCTTTGTAAACTTGGCGTTTATTGGTATCTATTTTAATATTACCAACATGAATCACCCCAGAGCTAGGTATACCAGATGCTCCGGTTTTGTCTACTCGTCGCAGCACTGAACGAATCCGTGCTTCTAATTCTTTGGGGGAAAATGGTTTGACTACATAATCATCAGCACCCAATTCTAAACCAGTGATGCGATCAGCAACGTCCCCCAAGGCTGTTAGCATAATAATTGGCACATCCGATTCCTTACGCAATTCTTGACACACACCGTAGCCGTCAAGCTTTGGCATCATCACATCTAACACTACTAGGTCAGGTTCTGATTTGCGAAAGGTTTCTAGAGCTTCTTCTCCATCGCCAGCCGTTACTACATCGTAGCCAATCATGGAAAGGCGCGTTTCCAAAATCCGGCGAATGCTGGCTTCGTCGTCTACCACCAGGATTTTTTCTTTATGGCTTTCCAAGTTTCTCAGCGCTCCCTAACTAAAATTTCTCATGATTAATTTTTAATACCATAATATTAAGATATCATTCCATCAATTAATTGAGAAAAAGCTCTATCTTTTAGTATTCTGGGATTCTAATTTTAGCTAAAAAATTAAGTAAATATTAAGATTATTTAATAAATTTTAAGAATGGCAAAGCCTAAAACCTCTTTCATTTGTAACGCCTGTGGAGCAGAATCTTCCCAATGGTTTGGTAAATGTCCAGCCTGCGGTACTTACAATTCCTTAGAAGAGCAGATTTCCATCCAATCATCGGTAGATGTACCATCTAGGGGAGGAATCAGCAATTGGCAAACAACTCAAAATAATGGCAAACCGGGTACTAAACCAGCTAAAGCACGAGCTTCCCTGACATTTGAGCAAATTACTGATCGCCAAATTGCTCGATGGGAATCAGGCTATGGTGAACTAGATCGGGTGCTGGGCGGTGGAATTGTTCCTGGTTCAATGGTTTTGATTGGTGGTGACCCCGGAATTGGTAAATCTACTCTACTCTTACAAGTATCAAATGCACTGGCGCAGAGATACCGTATACTCTACGTAACTGGGGAAGAATCAGGACAACAGGTAAAATTACGAGCTTCGCGCCTGGGAGTATCAAAAAATTCTGACCTTCCTAGTGATGAGGACGAAGAGCATAATGAGAACGGCAAATTAGAAGGAGATGTAGAGGTAAAAACTCTGAGTTCAGAAGAAATTGAAGAAGGTAAAAATGCGGATTTGTATGTATTACCGGAAACAGATTTAGAAGAGATTTTACGAGAAATAGATTCTCTCAGACCGAATTTAGCAGTGATTGATAGTATTCAAACAGTGTTTTTTCCAGCACTGACCTCTGCACCAGGTTCTGTAGCCCAAGTCAGAGAATGTACGTCAGCACTGATGAAGGTGGCAAAGCACGAAGATATTACCATGTTAATTGTGGGACACGTCACCAAAGAAGGTGCGATCGCAGGTCCGAAAGTTTTAGAACACCTAGTTGATACAGTATTGTATTTTGAAGGCGATCGCTTTGCCTCCCATCGATTATTAAGAACAGTCAAAAACCGTTTTGGCGCAACTCACGAAATCGGCATCTTTGAAATGGTGGAAAACGGACTGCGAGAGGTTTCCAACCCTTCAGAGCTATTTTTAGGCAACCGTGATGATCCTGCACCGGGGACAGCCATTGTCGTAGCTTGCGAAGGTACTCGCCCCATCGTTGTGGAATTGCAAGCTTTAGTCAGTCCTACCAGTTACCCTTCCCCCCGGCGTGCGGGTACAGGGATAGACTATAACCGCCTGGTGCAGATTCTCGCCGTTTTAGAAAAACGTGTCGGGATTCCCATGTCAAAACTAGATTCTTACGTCGCCTCGGCTGGTGGATTGAGTGTAGCAGAACCAGCGGTAGATTTAGGAATTGCGATCGCCATTGTTGCCAGTTTCCGCGATCGCATCGTCGATCCAGGTACAGTATTAATTGGTGAAGTCGGCTTAGGCGGACAAGTGCGCTCAGTGTCGCAAATGGAACTACGATTAAAAGAAGCTGCCAAACTCGGATTTAAACGAGCGATCGTTCCCAAAGGGCAAAAATACCCTGATTATGACATCGAGATATTACCAGTCTCCAAAGTAATAGATGCAATTATCGCCGCCATCCCTCACCAAACCCTAGAAGCCAGCGACTTAGAACTGGATGAAGATGAAGATGAAGAGGAATAAAAAATCTGAGAAGATGTTTTAAATTTCATTTGAGTGAAGTACACCTATGGCAGAATGCCCACCCACAAAAATGTTCCTTTTTTAACCCGCGCAGGTGGACTTCCCTACGGGAAGACGCTTCGCGTCATGTTTGTGTAGCCGGGACTTCTAGTCGCCAGGGCTTGAGAAACTCTTAAGCCAAAATATTACCTTGGGTTCAGCGTGTCGCAAATAAATACATTAGACATATACGCAAATGAGAATCAAAGCCTTGTACAGCCAGGTTCAAAACCTAGTTTTCGGATAAGTCTATTGGAAATGTTGGGTTTCCTTTCGTCAACCCAACCTACAGTAGTTTGAGTTCTTAGCTTAATTTAAGCTCAACCTCACACACAGTATTTTGTTCTTGCTTATGGCGTTGGCGTTGGTGTGGGTGTCGGCGTTGGTGTTGGCGTTGGTGTGGGTGTCGGCGTTGGTGTTGGCGTTGGTGTTGGTGTCGGCGTTGGCGTTGGTGTTGGCGTTGGCGTTGGTGTTGGTGTTGGCGTTGGTGTCGGCGTTGGTGTTGGTGTTGGTGTCGGCGTTGGCGTTGGTGTTGGCGTTGGTGTTGGTGTTGGCGTTGGCGTTGGCGTTGGTGTTGGCGTTGGTGTCGGCGTTGGTGTTGGTGTTGGTGTCGGCGTTGGTGTCGGTGTTGGCGTTGGTGTCGGTGTTGGCGTTGGTGTCGGTGTCGGTGTCGGTGTCGGCGTTGGCTGAGTTATAATCTTCCTTGCTTCTTCATTCAACATCTGGCGGAATCGCAAATCAGCAATGCCAGTTTCTTCCATTTCAAATTTTTTCTGAGCCTCCCTCACAGCCGCTTCCGTCTGACTTCCATAAAATTGATCACGGGGTAAAGGAGTATCTGGTTGAAGTACAACATTCAAATTTGCTTGCAAAATTTGCACAATGTTAGCGGCAAAATCTTGTGTTTGTGGGCCTGCTACACCATCAATAGTCAGCTTATAACCCCTTTGAAATTCTCTGATTGCCTTTCTCGTTTCCTCATCTGTGAGAGGAGTATTTGTCACCTTCACGTCATAGCCTAATCCCCGCAACACAGTACGGAATTCCTCTGGCGTATAATTACGCTGGCGAGCCGCAAAACTTGTATCTGCGACGACCAAACTAGCAGTTACTAAGCAGGTAACTGCAATTGTCATACTGGATTTTCCAAATCCACACCACATAACTTAAAACTCCTCTGGGTTGAATCAACAGTCTTCAGAAGTATATATAACTTTACAGCCGAATCTTACATTTCTTTAAAGTTTGCATTCTTAATCTTCAAGGATTGTTGATTAATGTAAATTTAGTTGATTAAATTTAACTAAATAGCTAAACAAATATTTTTGCCATCATCCTATAGAAGTATCTTAATTGAGCCATCATCATGACTTAATCAATATACAAGGAGAATAAATGCAATCTTATGTATAAAAAACGGAAAAAATGACTAAACAAAAATCATTAAAACAGAAAAACCTAATTTTTGAAGGGTTGATGGCACTGATTGCCACAGTAAATTTAGGTTTAGTGTTGTTCGATTTAAGTTACGTGCCTTGGCGGGACTTCTATTTGCGTAATTTACCCCAAATCACCGAAATTTATGATCCCGTTAAGGGAATTGAAGACCATAGAGAAACGAAAAATTATTTAAACAGAGTCGATGCACTCCAAGAACAGGTTAGTCAAACTGGATTAACTTCAGCACAAGCCAAGACTAAACTAGAGGAACTAGACCGTCTGAGCAGCGAAATGGTTGACAGCAATCCATTTGCAGCAGTCAATAAAAGTGGTAACTTTGAAAAAGCCAAAAATCAGATGCGCGATCGCATCGGTGAAGAATCTGCAAAACAGGCATTTTCCCGATTTTGGACTCAAGAGCATTTATCCCAACAAGGCTGGAACCAAGAGATTAATTTTTTTAACAGGCAAATCCGCCCTTTAATCGCCACCAACTATTTCCGCCGTATCGGTGAAAATGGGGAACTTGTGGATAATTTTTGGCTGATTGACTTACCCTTTGTTTTGTTATTTGGCGCAGAGTTAGTGGCGCGTTCCTTTTATCTGCGCCGTCGTCATCCCAGTTTTAGTTGGGTAAATGCCATATTGTGGCGGTGGTATGACCTATTTCTTCTATTTCCTTTTGTGCGCTGGTTACGCATTCTACCTGTAATCATTCGCCTTGACCAAGCGCGGTTATTGAATTTGCAACCGTTACAGCAACAAATAAATCAATCGATATTAGCTAATTTTGCCGAGGATCTCACAGAAATAGTCGTAGTTAGAGTAATTAACCAAATTCAAGGTTCAATTCGGCGTGGTGATTTAACCAGCTGGCTGTCACAAAAAGAGAATCTGCGCCCCTACATAGATATTAATAATACAAATGAAGTCGAAGCGATCGCCGGGATTTTGGTGCAAACATTAGTTTATCAAGTCCTGCCCAAAATTCAACCAGAAATCATCGCCATTTTACGCCACAACATTGCCACAACAATCAATCAAGTCCCCGTCTACCAGAACCTACACAATCTTCCTGGGGTGAGAAATATGCAAAATCAACTCAGCGAACAACTAGCAACTCAAATCACCGCCAACCTTTACAGCGCCCTCACTACAGCCATGGAAGATCCCGTAGGAGCAAAACTTTCTAGTCAGCTGGCCCAAAACTTCACCAAAGCCTTGGGGGAAGAAGTGCAGCAAAAACACGTAATGGGAGAAATTCAACGCCTAATGTCTGACTTCCTCGAAGAAGTTAAGCTCAACTATGTTCAGCGCTTGTCCCAAGAAGACATAGACCAGATTATGGAGCAAACTAGACAGCTAAGAACACAACCATTAGGAGATAAAAGTCCGGTTCTCCCAGTCAAGAAAGAAAGTTAGCTAAAAATCGAGCAATTCAGCCAAATTAAGCAGACAAAGTCCGAAAAAATTGACCAATAACCAACGACCAATGACTATTGACTATTAAAGAAATGCGCTAAACTCGGAATAGAGACGAACCATTATTGAT comes from the Nodularia sp. NIES-3585 genome and includes:
- a CDS encoding DUF456 domain-containing protein encodes the protein MQVIYWLLILVMIVGIIGAVVPGLPGSGLILTSIIIWGILGGSFAAIKTPLIVTVLVLVLSIGVDFLASYLGAKKAGASQWGQIGAIVGLIVGFLGLLPTLPFGGPLLGILLGPLLGAIIGEFIYRRQLWLAVKAGIGIIVGSLIGNLIQGVLAIAAVVVFIITTWPQVYGA
- a CDS encoding Uma2 family endonuclease, producing MIQTLSKIITFEEFVDWLPENSGVRYELHNGNIIEMAQPVGEHEEVKSFLGVEIPFEIKRLGLPYGIPNQVIVRPDGKDSGYFPDLLVLNRANLANEELWKKESILSHGESIPLVIEIVSTNWRDDYHLKYADYEEMGIPEYWIIDYAALGGRNFIGNPKQQTISVCNLVDGEYQISKFRDSDRVISQTFPELNLTASQIFQAGVV
- a CDS encoding cofactor assembly of complex C subunit B, which produces MTKPDPNRILRRLPLVVGGLGAVLLLINRLLTPELTESQARGDVVGVILSAVLILTGLIWQQVQPRSPDTVELIGEEGFVLAADLPEVVKTELAWASHLLLTNTVTRSLIVYYQGKVLLRRGILAAQAEVVPGPILKRVLETQKPIYLVALYVYPGRIEFDYLPENTQGVICQPIGKEGVLILGANAPRSYTKQDENWIRAIADKIAVTLLGNW
- the rpaB gene encoding response regulator transcription factor RpaB gives rise to the protein MESHKEKILVVDDEASIRRILETRLSMIGYDVVTAGDGEEALETFRKSEPDLVVLDVMMPKLDGYGVCQELRKESDVPIIMLTALGDVADRITGLELGADDYVVKPFSPKELEARIRSVLRRVDKTGASGIPSSGVIHVGNIKIDTNKRQVYKGDERIRLTGMEFSLLELLVSRSGEAFSRSEILQEVWGYTPERHVDTRVVDVHISRLRAKLEDDPSNPELILTARGTGYLFQRIIEPGEE
- the radA gene encoding DNA repair protein RadA: MAKPKTSFICNACGAESSQWFGKCPACGTYNSLEEQISIQSSVDVPSRGGISNWQTTQNNGKPGTKPAKARASLTFEQITDRQIARWESGYGELDRVLGGGIVPGSMVLIGGDPGIGKSTLLLQVSNALAQRYRILYVTGEESGQQVKLRASRLGVSKNSDLPSDEDEEHNENGKLEGDVEVKTLSSEEIEEGKNADLYVLPETDLEEILREIDSLRPNLAVIDSIQTVFFPALTSAPGSVAQVRECTSALMKVAKHEDITMLIVGHVTKEGAIAGPKVLEHLVDTVLYFEGDRFASHRLLRTVKNRFGATHEIGIFEMVENGLREVSNPSELFLGNRDDPAPGTAIVVACEGTRPIVVELQALVSPTSYPSPRRAGTGIDYNRLVQILAVLEKRVGIPMSKLDSYVASAGGLSVAEPAVDLGIAIAIVASFRDRIVDPGTVLIGEVGLGGQVRSVSQMELRLKEAAKLGFKRAIVPKGQKYPDYDIEILPVSKVIDAIIAAIPHQTLEASDLELDEDEDEEE
- a CDS encoding peptidoglycan-binding protein, which gives rise to MWCGFGKSSMTIAVTCLVTASLVVADTSFAARQRNYTPEEFRTVLRGLGYDVKVTNTPLTDEETRKAIREFQRGYKLTIDGVAGPQTQDFAANIVQILQANLNVVLQPDTPLPRDQFYGSQTEAAVREAQKKFEMEETGIADLRFRQMLNEEARKIITQPTPTPTPTPTPTPTPTPTPTPTPTPTPTPTPTPTPTPTPTPTPTPTPTPTPTPTPTPTPTPTPTPTPTPTPTPTPTPTPTPTPTPTPTPTPTPTPTPTPTPTPTPTPTPTP